The Janthinobacterium lividum genome has a window encoding:
- a CDS encoding YjfB family protein, whose protein sequence is MDVGSIAQLSTTMAETGTRQAVGLTVLKKAQDIQSSTATALLAALPPIQAAPSLPAHLGNRINTTA, encoded by the coding sequence ATGGACGTCGGAAGCATTGCTCAACTGTCAACCACGATGGCGGAGACAGGCACGCGGCAAGCCGTCGGTTTGACTGTCCTGAAAAAAGCCCAGGATATTCAAAGCTCGACTGCCACAGCCTTGCTGGCAGCCCTGCCACCGATACAGGCGGCGCCTAGCCTGCCTGCTCACCTCGGTAACCGCATCAACACGACAGCCTGA
- a CDS encoding DUF692 family multinuclear iron-containing protein, which translates to MPPPIQALAGVGLRAAHYRDFLARRPKVGWLEVHTENYLQPAGWDSHVLQALRQDYPLSLHGVGLGLGSARGFSEAHLQRVRAVVERTEPVLVSEHLCWGAVAQRQLNDLLPLALNGAALELLCARVGRVQEVLKRPILLENVSTYLRFADDAMSEAQFLANLARRSGCGLLLDINNLYVNQCNHGENALTAMQSIAPGSVGELHLGGHLLTPHAVIDHHGAAVADPVWDLYAAALLRFGAIPTLVEWDTDIPPLDILLGEADKAQAMLARHAPQAPWQGALLAPAPAVPADTLAAGQQAFATALFDTVAVLPSFAGEAVSQRFSLYRGNLSATWRRTLGQAYPVVLVLVGEDFFGGLARAYGRQYPSDSADLNQFGASFADFLAAFPPVDELPYLPDMARLEWAVHLAHYAPDAQGLAPESLAALPPDQLEARHFALHPACALLASNWQVAALWQAHQEGDGQSKGQGRFPRDMQVASYALVCRPRWKAQVLVVDAAAHAALLVLQQGQTFGAALDAAFELDPAFDLAAYLRQWLAHAVLAA; encoded by the coding sequence ATGCCGCCGCCCATCCAGGCGCTTGCCGGAGTCGGCCTGCGCGCCGCGCACTACCGCGACTTCCTGGCGCGCCGGCCCAAGGTGGGCTGGCTGGAAGTGCATACCGAAAATTATCTGCAGCCTGCGGGCTGGGACAGTCATGTGCTGCAGGCACTGCGCCAGGATTACCCGCTCAGTCTGCATGGCGTGGGCCTGGGCCTGGGTTCTGCGCGCGGCTTTTCCGAGGCCCATTTGCAGCGCGTGCGCGCCGTGGTCGAGCGCACAGAGCCGGTCCTCGTGTCGGAACACCTGTGCTGGGGCGCCGTGGCGCAGCGGCAACTCAATGATCTGTTGCCGCTGGCCTTGAATGGCGCCGCCCTGGAATTGCTGTGCGCAAGAGTGGGGAGAGTGCAGGAGGTGCTGAAAAGGCCGATCTTGCTGGAGAATGTCTCCACTTACCTGCGCTTTGCCGACGACGCCATGAGCGAGGCGCAATTCCTGGCGAATCTGGCGCGCCGTAGCGGTTGCGGGCTGCTGCTCGATATCAATAACCTGTATGTGAACCAGTGCAACCACGGCGAAAACGCCTTGACGGCCATGCAGTCCATCGCGCCGGGCAGCGTGGGCGAGCTGCACCTGGGCGGCCATTTGCTGACGCCGCACGCCGTGATCGACCACCATGGCGCCGCCGTGGCTGATCCTGTTTGGGACTTGTATGCGGCCGCCTTGCTGCGCTTCGGCGCCATTCCCACCCTGGTCGAATGGGATACGGATATACCGCCACTGGATATCCTGCTGGGCGAAGCGGACAAGGCGCAAGCCATGCTGGCGCGCCATGCGCCGCAGGCGCCATGGCAAGGAGCGCTGCTGGCGCCGGCGCCGGCCGTTCCTGCCGATACGCTGGCGGCCGGTCAGCAAGCGTTTGCCACGGCCTTGTTTGATACTGTTGCAGTCCTGCCATCGTTTGCGGGAGAGGCTGTCTCGCAGCGTTTTTCACTGTACCGCGGCAACTTGAGCGCCACCTGGCGCCGCACTCTGGGCCAGGCTTATCCCGTCGTGCTGGTGCTCGTGGGCGAGGATTTCTTTGGCGGCCTGGCGCGCGCGTACGGTCGCCAGTATCCGTCAGATAGCGCCGATTTGAACCAGTTTGGCGCCAGTTTCGCCGATTTTCTCGCTGCGTTCCCGCCCGTGGACGAGTTGCCCTACCTGCCAGACATGGCGCGCCTGGAATGGGCCGTGCACCTGGCCCATTACGCGCCCGATGCGCAGGGCCTGGCGCCCGAGTCGCTGGCAGCCTTGCCTCCCGATCAACTGGAAGCGCGCCATTTTGCCTTGCATCCCGCTTGCGCCTTGCTGGCATCGAACTGGCAAGTGGCAGCCCTGTGGCAGGCGCATCAGGAGGGAGATGGGCAGAGTAAAGGGCAGGGGAGGTTTCCGCGGGATATGCAGGTGGCTAGCTATGCGCTGGTATGCCGGCCGCGCTGGAAGGCACAGGTGCTGGTCGTGGATGCGGCGGCGCATGCGGCCTTGCTGGTCTTGCAGCAGGGCCAGACGTTTGGCGCGGCGCTCGATGCGGCATTCGAGCTGGATCCGGCATTTGACCTGGCCGCATACTTGCGCCAGTGGCTGGCGCATGCGGTGCTGGCGGCGTGA
- a CDS encoding DUF2282 domain-containing protein, translating into MNKRQALIAAALAGICAGTTVNGAAHDGPAPGDKEKCYGVAKAGQNDCASSDGAHSCAGQAEADNLPTEWTYVAKGTCEQAGGSVKPIKAGKAAKPATQP; encoded by the coding sequence ATGAACAAACGTCAAGCTCTCATCGCCGCCGCCCTCGCGGGCATCTGCGCCGGCACCACAGTCAATGGGGCCGCGCACGATGGCCCCGCTCCCGGCGACAAGGAAAAATGCTACGGCGTGGCCAAGGCAGGGCAGAACGATTGTGCCTCGTCCGATGGCGCGCATTCCTGCGCGGGCCAGGCCGAGGCAGACAATCTGCCCACGGAATGGACCTATGTTGCCAAGGGCACGTGCGAACAGGCGGGCGGCTCCGTCAAGCCCATCAAGGCCGGCAAGGCTGCAAAACCGGCTACGCAGCCGTAA